Genomic window (Ananas comosus cultivar F153 linkage group 1, ASM154086v1, whole genome shotgun sequence):
GTACTTAGTTATTTGAACTctataatatcaaaaatattcttaCACTTTCAAGTTGTTTCAATTGGCCATaatttttgtgatatttttttaactaatgtTAGTCATTAGATCCTAAAGAATTCatgtttacaaaaaaaaaaaaaaaattccctccAAATGCCAAGTAAAATCTACATcgtttttttgactttttaaaaGCTTAGACAGTTTATTTGCAGTTCAGAAAAATCcgctatatttttttcaaaaagaaaaattaataataacttaATTAGATGAAAAAGGGactaaataaagcaataaaactGCTACATGtatatctataaaaaaataGGTGTAACTTTTATACCCAAACTATTTAATAATTGGATGATCACTTtatctataaatctataatctatcatctataaatctataaatctataatctatcatctataaatctataaattattattaattttcgtAGGATTCAAATCCTTCCCGTATTTCAGGGAAAAAATGGGTCTCACCCCTTCTCTTAACTtacagaataatttttttaaaataaaaactactTTCTCTCTCGTGTCGTTTTCTTCTAAAACTCTTCCGATTCTCCCTTCTCTCAATCCTATCCGtcccttcctctcctctctctctctcttaatttatttttttattcgtcCGTCTGTTTACCTTCCCTCTCCCAATCTTTTATATTCACACATTCACCTTAATGCTTCCCTCCTCTTCCCTTCCCTCCCGTCTCCCATCCCATTCCCTCCCTTCTCCTCCCTCCTCATCCATACCTTCCCCAAACAACTCTTCTCCCTCTCTGACCTCGCGCTAATGTGCACCCTCCTCACTTCCCTTGACCACCTTCGTCGTCGCAGCAACAGCCTCCTCGGGTGCCACGTCTGGGCCATGGGGCCCCTCAAGCCCACTGAGCCCTCGGGCGCCATGCAACGAGGTGAGGAGGAGCTTCTCTTAACAGGGCCATGGCGACGGAGTAGCGCGAGCTCGGCAACACGGGGCTAAGGCTTAGCTACGTCAGTTTTAGCGCCTCTTAGCAATGTATTCGGCCGCGTCTCTCCCATCGCTGTCGTCACCGCCGTGCGCCACACCTTCGACCTCGGGGTCAACTTCTTCGACACCTCCCCGTCCGTATCCCTAACTCTAGCCCTAGATCTCCTTCTTTGTACGAGCTTCGAGGTTCGATCTTGATGCGTGGCAGGTACTATGGGGGGTAGGTGTTGGAGGCTATGCTCGGCGAGTGCCTTAGGGAGATCGGGGCGCCGTGAGAGGAGATCGTCGTCTCCACCAAGTGCGAGCGCTACACCGATGAGTTCATCTTCTCTAAATTAGTTGGATTTCGGTAAGTGCAAGCTAATCTGAACTCTTTGAAGTTGGTTTGCTGTAAATTGATTTTCACAACCATATGAAAATTCGTCTAACAGTATATTCTGATTGCCAGTAGATGTGACTGAGGGCAAAGTTGATAAGTAAACAACGGAGTTCATTCCAAGCAATGGATTTTGACCCCTAATTGATTTGCTTTATTCTCTGATTGCAAATCAATTAAGTTTCTACGTATGCTTCGGGAGCCAGTACGCCCTGTCTGCATAAGTCAAAACAAAGCATATTaagggaaaagagaaaataatactGCATGTAATATCTTATAACAGTTATTGTtgcacatgcatgctctctctGTACGGTAAGTCGTTTCATCTCCTCTCTCCGCCATAGCATCTCTCCCCTATTTTCGTTTCAGATGGGATCGTGTTTCATTAAATCTACCGCTGTTTCAGATGGGAGAAGGAACGCTGTAATGGACAGGAGAAGAAGCAACAACGCGCGGAGGGGGAGTTGAGAGCAAATTCTCTCTTTTgtacaaaaaatcaaaatagagaGTGCAGTGGTTCGGTTTGATTTAGAGGTTTAGGTAGTGagcggttcggttcggttcggttcagaagTTCAGAAAGAGGCGGTTcattggttcggttcagatgTGTAGAGACACAATGAGCGGAGTGTAATTCAATATTTCTTCAATATTTCTATACCTGTGGGGCAAATTAATTAGTATACATAGGCCCTACTAATTAGAAGTGATCATTTGAAGTTATAAAGAATTTGCCTGCTTTAGCTTGGGTATTAAGATAGCACATATGCAAGTGAAGCGTTTTATCGAATATCTCCACGAAACAGGAAATTTAGGAGTAAGTTGATTGCTGCTTTAATTTTTCTAGAATAAATTGATTGCAAATTTAGTCCTGAACTTTTGATTCTAATTGGAGTTCAGATTTTAACAATTTAGTACGCGAAATTTGTTAGTAACAATTAAGCACTTTCTGTTAGACTACTATCTGCAAAAATATCACATCAGTCAtcagcaacacttttaaaatagAAACCTCATGAACATGTGTAGCTAAATGAGGCTAATTGAAGGATTTAATCCTCATACAGCACAAATTTTATAACTAATCTATTGAAATTCAAGGATATAGCAGGGTCAAACTCGAAGagaaattttttaatcttaattttatttttgtttcagtGTGTAGAAGCCATTTTAGCTCCTCTCAATTTTAGGCCAGTATTGAGCAAAAGAATGAGAGACAAATTCGCTGCAGTTGGCATACTCCAGGTAACTTTGGGTGATTTCTTAAAAGTTTGTGTTATAACTGTTAACTTTGATCCTTCTATAATGTATGATTTTGGCTTCTTGCGTTCAATAAATTAACCATTATAATCGCGCACTTCTTTTGTCTCTTAAGTGTGTGCTTGGTCTAACTTCTAGAATAACTCATATGAGTTTTTTagccttcttcttctacttctatGTCTGATGGGTTTATTGACAGGGTTACCTTGACAACATGCATAGGGAGTTGAGGTTAAAGGTTAATAAAGCACACTAAGACAACTTTGGTACAGATGGCCGGATTCAAATTTCACATCTCAAGATTAAAAACTGTGATCTGGGACAATTTCTGCATTTATATATAAGATACGACAAAGTGAATTATTAATCCAAAATTAACACTATTTAGTATCAATTTGAGATGGGGTGGCTTTGGATATTATCATAGGCATAGCCTAAGGCATACACTGTCTGAAAGCTTGCAAAACTGAAATTGTACTACTTGCATAATTTTAACTTAGTTGCAAAACTGAAATTGTACTACTTGCATAATTTTAACTTAGTTGAGTATAATCTATGAGAAAAGGAGGAATTGTAGGCCTCCTCTTCCTTTCTCGAAAAATGCGCGATGAGTATGCGGAGGCCAACGCGATCGTCGCGCAGGCGCTCGACGCCGTCAAGACGGTGTATTCGTTCACTGCAGAGCGAAGGATCGTCGGCAGCTATGTGGCCGTTCTGGAGAAGGCTATCGGGCTCGGCGTCAGGCAAGGGACTGCGAAGGTGCTGGCCGTCGGGTTTACAGGGCTCTCGTTCGCCATTTGGTGGTTTCTGGCCTGGTATAGCAGCAGGTTGGTCATGTTCCACGGTGAGAGCGGCGGACGGATCTACGCGGCGGGGATCGCCTTCGTCTTGGGTGGATTGTATGTATAGTTTTTCCTTTCAATTTTTGAATGTTTCGTCTAGACTTATGAATTTTCTTTCACCTCACCATATTGGGTTGAGAGGACCTTTAGTCACGAGGAGGTGATGGGAGGGGGATATCGTCGATTGATCTCCTCTTCCCGAGCTTCCTCTTTCCCGACGATCTCATCTTTCCCAATGATCTCCCCGGATGATCTCCTCTTCCCTGACGATCTCCCCGGATGATCTCCTCTTCCCCGACGATCTCCCTGGACAATCGCCTCTTCCTCGACGATCTCTCCtgcttttgaaatttgaaagagagagggaaagtggCGGGATCGAAGTGGGTGAGTTCTATTTATAGTGGTGATCATGATATTAACGGTGTGAGAGAGAGACTTCTCGAAAAATCGCGGCACACGGTCCACGAGGTCAtcctcacctcgtggaccgcatgagagaGTCCACGGTGGACCCGTGGACTCTCTTCTCATtttccattatatatatatatatgatgaggaagagagagaggagatgagagagagagagagagagatctaggcTACTATACATCGGTAGCACgggcgctccgtgctaccaagttgttttcgatgactgtgggcttccaaatcaacgatcggctccgttaagttgatctacactattgaaagtatttagaaattaaatttcataatttttcaatatcatttacctatcaaacaagtgtCTAAAATTGAAAcgcgctgaaaataaaatctcataaaaaatgatgataaaagattaaattcaagatcagatatactgatcttattctaaatagtgaaaaaaaattttataaattcatcgcatttgaattgttttacaaccgttaaactcacaaacacaccacatcggccattaaaattgtcaattttgagatcttttgatcactagtcaaatgatgtcgaaaaaatttaaaatttagtttccaaatactttcaatagtgtagatcaagtctaacggagccgatcgtcgatttggaagccgcatcatcgaaaacaacttggtagcacggagcgctccgtgctaccgatagcatagtagccgaactctatatatatatatatatatatatatatatatatatatatatctggggctactatattcatatgagtatagagctctttgtactcataagtttttgaccgttcagatgaaaaaatgtgtggttaggatgaaagtggttacagttaggttgatagtggggcccctagggttgagtgggtggttggttgaatagtataatctaacgggtgaaaataattaaatggtagatctaacggccaaaaacttatgagtacaataggctctatatatactcataatagtatagtagccggactatatatatatatatatatttatatttatttatttatttattttttaaacatattattgtataatattttagTTGTGTTTTTGTGAGATTAATTTCTCAAGCCCAAACAACCCTGACCTAACATAGTTGGTTATTTGAAGTCGATGCATgtcaagagaaaagaaagaaaagaaagagtaaaaagAGTTCAAGTTCATGACATTGTTTACTACTGGTTCTCGCCCATATGGGATTTTTCATTACAAGCCAAGCCCAAAAGTTCTTGCCTCGGGAAGTGGCGGCCCGACGTGTAGGGTAGCGACAGCAGAGGCAAAACTAGACAGAGAGAGTGAAAGAGTGTGTGTATTTAGGCCCTTCAACCTCATCATAAGGTCGGGATAGTGGTGCAACACAAAGAAATTGGCGTTTATACCTCAGACGTAGTCCTGGCACAGAGGGTGGTCTCAGGGGGAAGGAAATCCTATCTggcctcttcttctcctcccatGTTTTGAAGATCCGCGTGATGGGGAAGGCCATCGGAGGCTGGGGGGAGAGGGGAGTATTGCCTCTGCCATCACCAccgtcctcgtcgtcgtcctcacAGTCGCCCATaactccgccgccgccacgccACAAGAAATGGCCGGCGACCGGAggggggagagagggggagagaaagagggagagagaaacgcACAAACGATGTTTACACAAACTGAAATCGATCGAAGCTAAGcttaaatatgattaaattaattattaaaattagatttacgATCGACTCACTCATCAAGATGCCGGATACTGGTAGACCCATCGGAAACGTCCGGATCTTCTCACtaaaataagatcaaacataaaaaattaaccAAATTGTAGATAAAATTGTGGATTTCCATTCAACAACATGAGATCTTTTAAATCGGATCAGTAACAAATTGAAGCAAAAAAATGGGAGAGGAATCATTCCAGACGCTACAAGAAATTTGTGTTTTAGGGGCAAATATTATTGTTGCTAAAAGAGGTAAATTTGATACTAAAACTGTTAACAACATTTAATATTTAACGTTGCCTATGCCTGAGTTGGTAATTCTTTCACCAacatttgaataaaatattgcTAATAACAAGTATAAGGAGACATATATAAGTAGATTTAGTAACATTTATCATATGTTGGTATAAATTAATCATTTACAACATTACTAAATATTGATGGTGTTGGTATAAACTAACCATTCCAACATTTCTAAATGTTGCTAATATTGGTATAAAGTAATCACTTCCAATATTActaaatgttgaaatttttaatctaatatACAATATCTCATTCAAATGTTGCTAAATattatactaattttaaaaattaaatgatagATAATGTATTAAAAGATAACCAATAATGTTTTAACTAATTGTCATTCAATAATAACCATTTATGCATTTAAAATCACAAGATCAATTGAAATTACAATACATAAAAACACAAATCAATCAGATATCtcatatatttcatatttaagtTGTTTAAACATTTAAATGTTTAATCAATCAGATAATGCTTAACTAATTGTCATTCAATAATAAACAAGTTGCCGGCATCTATATTTGCTAGAATCCATGATTTTCCTATCAAGGGCTTTGTAATTTTCTTCCTCGAATTTGAGCAAGAGTTGTAAGCCGAGTTATGTAAAGAAAGTAATACACAATTCTTGATTCTAAAGGAAGTAATGCACAATATTCTACGATTTTCTATCAATTTATTAGTCCTATTTTACTGTACCAGACTagacaaaaaagttaaaatttcttCTCAACTATCTAGACGCACTAGGCTTAGGTGTTGTTTTTTTCCAGCTTGCTTggcattttttatttcttttatatatttcactAATATCTAAAACTCTTTTAATGTGACACATAAATCAATAAAGTTTTTATAGTAAAACTTTGGAAAGGTGATTTCTTCTGCTTTCTTAGGTTTATACTATTTCAtccttataattatattttttagatttatattttttgtttcttttattgctTACTAATGAATcatattaatttgtatttttttcatgctgtttaacttttttttatttttatcaattgcTTGTATAAATATACACCACATGACATTTTTGTAGCATAATTCCATTTGGAGTTTTTGTAACTTTCTAAGTTGACAATTCTTACGCAGACTTTAATTAAGGAAGTAATTGCCGGGCTGAAAGAAGTTTACAGAGCTCTACAAATGCAGATGCAATGTTCGACGTAGGTCTATTACTTTTTTTGGTAGTTTCCGAGTGCAAATGACAACATTTTTCTTTAATGTTAttcttttaaacttttattaaattattgttctttttattatattaattttctaacaaaCTTATGAAAAGGAGTGATTACTATTGATCTCAGTTGTGAAACAAAATCAAGAGATTAGTAAGAGAATTTAATTCATAGGTTTCATTTCGTTATTGTTGAAATTAAATCAATTCTACACCCCTCTCTAAAGAAGTTATTTAAATTACACAACAATTGACAGAGTAAAGTTATCAAAAGCTTTGATTAAGTTGTCACACTCATCAACAGGCTAAATAAAGTATACAGGTTATTGGGCCATGGGTGAAAATTGAGCTTTTACATTAAGCGGTGGGTCttattgaaataaaaacaaatagttGAAACTAACTATTATTACTTTCAAATTTGTTTACATGACTATTGTGTattctttcatatttttttgttaattttctttatattccATACTAATTCCGTGATGGTATAACAATTTTTATATCCATCGGCAAGTGTcataattattgattttttttaaaaaaaaaatctgatttggATCAGGAAAGAAAAGAGGATGGATGATGATTAATTAAATCTGAATCTGAGACAATTCAATTTGCCcttctttatttattattcttctttcacaagatttcaaatatttttttaaaatatctatgCATCAAATTTTCATCTTCTAtagttctttcttttccttctcttttttgaATTGTATTActattctaaaaaattttaatttatgtttaCATTTTTAACCTATCAAATGTGATTTTTATCATGCTGTGTTTTAATGTATATTTTACgtttttaatcaattaaatgtGGTTATATCGTGctattttttctttacatttttatttgtttatttacttcgcaaataaacaaataaaaagaagaagaggaggaggagcgagGGAGGAAAAAGTGtcggggcggaggaggaggagatggtggAAGCGGGATTAGGGTTTGTCCGGCAAGTGAGGTCGTTTCGTTTGTGCTGCCGAAGCAGCTTATCATCCTCGATGAGGATGATGAGGACGAGGAGCGAGGGAGGGAAAATTGCGAGGAAGATGATTCTCCAATCGGAGATTTGGGATTTGAGATGTCTCAGAATCGTAATGATGCTGATGAGGTTATGAAGGAGGTGAAGGTTATTGATGTTCTCAatcatgaagaagaagaaaacgagaGGAGAGCAGGGGAAGCTCAAGGAATTTCTGATTCCCATCTAGAAAAGGAAATGCCGGACGAGGATGTTGATGTTGATGATAATAATGATGCCGATGACAAAGATGACAAAGATTGCGACGACAACAACAATGACGATTGTGCCAGTGATGATGTTGGCAGTGGTGGTAACGGCAGTGGCGGAAACGACCAAGGGAAGGTTGGAGGAGCAAAGAGAGTATTGGTGGCTTCCTGCGATGCAAGCAGAACTCGGTCTCGTATGGGAAAACAGAAAAGGTTATCCTACACTTCTTATTTTAAAGATGTCTCTGATGATTCAGGGCAAGAAGGAGAtgagaaggaggaagaagaagaagaggaagagaaggaggaggaggatgagaaaGAAGATGTTAATGGTGAGCCCGATCATGGAACTAATGTAGAGAGTTCTTCGATTTTCATCAAGAAGAAGGTCCCAGGAAGCAGTGCGAAAAATAATAGGGAAGCTCCTCTGAGTATCAGTGTTGACCCCTTCTGTTCGGATGTGAATGATTTCGTCTTGGAGTTTGAGATGGGCTTGCTTTCATCCAACGAGGAGGATGAAAAGGGGAGAATGAAAGGTAACACAGTGAATGACAAGAAGGAGCCTCTAGAAGATTCAGTTCTTCCTGATAAGGATCCTTCTCCTTTCAAACAGAACTTTTGTGATGAACAGTTGCCCCCTCTGGCATTTTCTTTTGGAGATGAAGATGCTGTATAAGTTGGGATGTCGGAACATGAGAAAACGTTGGACGAATTATGGGCTGACTTTGAATTTGCTATGGAGTCGAAGAATTTGGCTCTTATCATACAGCTGAGGTATTACTGCTTTTCACAATATTTTTCACAATATTTTGCATAATTGTGCAtgtaaaatttctaaaatttggtTCTTTTGTGACCTCCAATTGGTGCCTTTAAAGATGGAAAAGACACTTCTTCATCCTCCtccagttaatttttttttaacaaaaatagcATGGCTTACTTTTCTTtcaaattaattcaattttttgatttttctatttacatataaatatctatttatatataattatatatattttaaaaaaatatattaagatatattaaactatttttaCATGTGATTTCTATTTACTATTGTTTTTTTGCCATATTTAACAAAATAAGCATCAATCTTGGCTGAAACAGTAATGCCAACAATATGAACAACATCGTCAACTTTATTAAATGAACTTAACTTGCTATGTGATATTAACAATATTAAGCCTATATTTgtctattttgattatatttgATTATACTTTTTTTGGATTAGATGTCTATTTTGATTAGATGTGATACTACATACATAACTCATAATTCCTATGATGTAGAAATATAGTCATTTATATATGTAGTTTTCTTTATATTTACTTTGTGTGTTTGTGAAAGTCACTGTATATAGTTAGTAAAAtgattatttctttctttcctctcGATAATTTCTAGCAGTCTAGACTACCACCAAATAATAGATAGATTATACAGCAGTATATAGAAATAGGCGTAGACTTTAAAGGTCAGTTTTTGATAAATGTAAAAATagtatggattttttttttgcagcagTAGATACAGCGTTGGAGGGCGTGGAAGGGAGTAGCAGCATCCTTCTTGATGGCTTTTTGATTGTACTAGGTGTAGACTTTAATGGTCAGTTTTTGATAGACGTAAAAATagtatggatttttttttttgcagcagTAGATACAACGTTGGAAGGCGTGGAAGGGAGTAGCAACGTCCTTCTTGATGGCTTTTTGATCGTACTACCATTTGCACTGGATGCAGTGTATGTGCACATTTACTGTCGACTTAATTTTTAATACTATAGAATGCTTGATTGGTAGCATCTACTGGAGCACTCACACATTATGCATATTTCGTGCCTTTGATATTTTTCTCTTATAATTTTGTCTAGAGGAGTTGGTAACTACTGTCTGAGTTGAAAGAAAGCAATAGTAAATTGACTTTCCTTAGTGCAGGAAAAGATGCATATTCTGTGCCTTGGATATCAAGAGTATATCTTCATCTAAAGCTTTCATGCTATTGAATGATCGATTGCAAAAGTGAAATTGAAAATTCTCTCAGTAGtttaagattttatttattcCAAAATATAGTTCTCTTTCTGTGAATGCATACGACATTCAGATAAGATGAATGTATTTATGGGCGTAGATATGCatgtataaattttaatcaCAAACTTAATGCTAAgtcatttcttttaaaaaaagaagaaaatagtgGCTCGAAATTCTTACTGATCATTGAATAATTTAGATAACGTTGCATCTTTATATAACATATTCTTTTTACTATGCCTAATATCATAgcgaataaaataataataagtattaTTAGATgtttcaattattttattagaaTAGGGTAactcattttatttataataaagcAAGTTTGATAGTCTAATGGTAATTCTAATATTTACTACAATCCATCCACAGTCACCGATGAAAATCAAACTATCTGAGCTCAAGTATTATTTCTAATTTACTTTAATTATAATACGAATACATTTctctttataaattatatttggaATCATAGTTACAACtaaggaaaataaattatattttttcaaatatttttatttctaaatatatgctCTAAAAGATTTATTCTACATATATTAGAGTTTTACTTCTTTAGTTAGTTTTGTTATgcatttttagttaattttgttatttttttctatcatCTTATTTTCTAGGTAATTCTACAAGACATTCTTCACCTTATTTACaactaatcaaaatttattttgaagaaaaaataaaatatgtcatgatacaataatattttagaagGAGAAGAATAAGCATATATAATTGACTATACTAATatctatccgccgcatcgcgcgggtcactgCACTAGTTAtacttaatttttgaaaaaaataaaaatgtgtaaACATAACATTACTTAGTAAGAAATAtgctattaaaataaaatgtaaattttaaatacacaAGCAACTGAGTTGTTACGgcctttttgaaattttaataagaaaaaaagctTAACTATAAAATCCTTTTGCACTTTACATTGTGTCTCAAATAATTCctgcataaaaatttaaattaatgtaaATCATGTTTCTACTCTTATGTCAAATaggtataataatttaaaatttttattagtttttgatGAAAGTGTTAACAGCAATAACGTGGCAggattatttgatttgaaaaaaatttaaattctagcaCGTGAATATTTTTACATGATTTCTCTTATATTTAGAAAGTTGAAGGTGCGCTTAAAGAAACTTAAATGAACCTAAAAATATAGTATCTTAATATACCGTCgttaaaattaacgaaaaatGTCAACGAAAGAGTTTATTTGAGAAAGAACTAAAATGAAGAGATtgatattatctaaaatttttatgcaaaaaaatatttgggaccctgtggtttaaaatgtatcaagttagtactctgtggtttcgcactttcttacttgcataccttatggtttaatatttcgttaaattatatacaaaaaacctTCAAATACCATACCTAGGTTTATCGTATATTCATTTTTGTAccctttagaaaaaaaaaccccgaaatggataataaaaagaaaaaataaaaccatagggtcctaacttgatacaaaaatgaaaccacagagtactaactcgatacattttaaaccacagggtattaaagtgagaaggTGCGAAACCGCATGGTACTatcttgatacactttaaaccgcagAATACTAACTCgacacactttaaactatagggtattaaagtgagaaagtgcgaaaccaccggaagagtatttgaagttttcctaaaaatatataaaaaattagtgtgagatttttcattttttttttttgtaggcgTAGAGAGAGAATTGCTGAGCAAGCAAAATGAAAGGTGCGAACTGAGAACAAAACGAAGTTGGGCCGAATACGGGTCGGAAATAATATATATTCGATCCGATCGAGAGAGCGGCGTCGTTGCGCACTTGCCCTCACTCACCACCACCGGAGCGCTCCTCCTCCGCAGCCTCCTTTGTACCCTCGTCTAGggtttcctctcctctccctgcGATTTCCCACCATGgtgagctcctctctctctctctctctctctctctctctctctctctctctctgattatCTTCTCCGATTCTCTTTCTCTTGGATCTTCTCTAAACCTAGGTTTCTGCTCTCATTCATGTCGACTGCACTAGATCTTGTGATTTGATATGGATTCATTGATGTAATTAGTAAATTTCGAATGGGAACTTTGCTTGTTTGCGAAGAAATCGTTCTAAGGCATGTGTTGAGGAGTATTTGGGTACCCTTGGTTGAAACATCGTCTATATGTGGGGGTTTTGTTGAATATAATGgtgattttattaaatttaaaagctCCAGCTGTAATTTATcaataaatttactaaatctTCCAATATAATTAACGGGGAAGCTAAAAAATGAAGCAAttgtaagttttatttttttggttggtGGGGGTGAGCGTCTATTTTGATGGCCTGTAGTTGGGGTGGTCTcagtacatttttacctattatttttgtaaattatggCAATCCTTGCATTGTGTAGTAGCACTTCAGTGTTATCTATGTTTTGTACCATAACAGGACTAGTGATTTCTGGTTATGTGCATCTTTGTCAAGTAGAGTATTGACATTGGAGTTGTTGACTGCAGGAGGAGAATCTTGATGCGGCAATAGAGTCTCTTCTGAATGTGGAGAAGCAAATGAGGCTGGCCGGAGATGTTGCGGGAACTAAGAAAGCAGTTATTGacattttggagctttgttaCAATGCGCGTGCTTGGAAGACCTTGAATGATCAAATTGTTCTTCTGTCGAAGAGAAGGGGCCAACTTAAGCAGGTAGAATGCTTTCCGTATTGTATTGAATTAGATCTTTGTGTTATATTTAAGTTGGGATGTAGCGGACTTGGAGAGTGTATCTCTATTGATAGCATTTAGTGTTTGGGCATTTTGTTTGTCTTTGCATTATTCAGACCTTTTGCTGCTTAGCGGAACACTATTCCAATTGGTATTCATGTGATTAGTTTTCTGTGATATTTCTTTAATACCTGTATTAATTGCTTCACTTGGCCGGCTGCTTTGATTGCCGTCTGTTTATGATAGGCAAGTTATG
Coding sequences:
- the LOC109718118 gene encoding serine/threonine-protein kinase rio2-like is translated as MSQNRNDADEVMKEVKVIDVLNHEEEENERRAGEAQGISDSHLEKEMPDEDVDVDDNNDADDKDDKDCDDNNNDDCASDDVGSGGNGSGGNDQGKVGGAKRVLVASCDASRTRSRMGKQKRLSYTSYFKDVSDDSGQEGDEKEEEEEEEEKEEEDEKEDVNGEPDHGTNVESSSIFIKKKVPGSSAKNNREAPLSISVDPFCSDVNDFVLEFEMGLLSSNEEDEKGRMKELL